One segment of Streptomyces sp. NBC_00576 DNA contains the following:
- a CDS encoding FtsK/SpoIIIE domain-containing protein yields MNLILTTADPAGRRADHLLDLPEGATVGDLGAALEAGPLYLGDRLLGPDLPVGASGIREGVVVGLGAPVPAGTATRAWEPPSSDPELVEIRHVGGPGAGRSWRLGPGSHEAGTNRGCALRLDGGGAPEQGVWITVGTDGTVTYRLPEDSDPARCGLRSLTPPPPVDPETGTPLTAEEPAGPQDGGPGGHTPQPARPGPDGLPQQPPPPPVGWLPPPDDGSEDWPEYADLSLGDHLLRLCPLFDPDAAVNPSADGLAIEYNRPPRIAPHLDSEQIRMQGPPGERGSRPFPLLMMLMPLVMGLVMMSLFRSFYFIIFIFFTPMMAVSNWIMGRRTGRKQQEEALRVYRLRRASLELEMRDATVAERQLRNITFPDPATVLLTATGPGSLLWQRRRRDPDHLTLRLGTVTRPSLKRIDDQARESNHRQVHWRLADVPFGVELADFGVVGLSGPGDTPRTVACWAVAQAAVLHSPRDLRIVVLTDDAHADAWNWVRWLPHLRPDRGGSVISLGNDPESTAHRVNELIADIQARTSAATSALGHTLLREPDILVVLDGARRLRDVPGVVQVLTSGPGVRIFSLCVDERERLLPEECTAVITTEGNRLTVRASGVPSVEDVRADLVGADWCEEVARALAPVRDVTVDGDSGLPSDVRLLPLLGQEPPDPAAIAASWARRPASTTFTLGAGYEGELRLDLVRDGPHGLIGGTTGSGKSELLQTMIASLAAANRPDELAFVLVDYKGGSAFRECAELPHTLGMITDLDGHLVQRALASLDAELRRRERVLADVEAKDHPEYRAKRARDPKLPALPRLLLVIDEFATLVRELPEFVPGLISLAQRGRSLGLHLVLATQRPGGSVSNEIKANTNLRIALRVTDRSESQDIINAPEAASISPSTPGRALIRRGAGAPTPFQTAWVGAERAGAVAAPESATSSRPVRGVELTWNRLGRPAELAAAEDEHDFAEYATSGEEPVTDLSALVEALGRAAELLDDYKPQRSPWLPPLAETVRMESLPPCPPPEPGGLPLVPYALMDVPQFQQQRLGTIDFASFGHLYVIGSPRSGRTQFLRTVAGSAALVIPSSDLHIYGIDAAGGGLAALESLPHCGAVVSRHDTERLERLISRLTAELTIRQRLVSQHSAAGIGELRAKLPKDRRPAHLLLFIDGWDALSAMLDDYDGGRLHSEVVRLLREGAATGIHVIATSERILLGGRLAAHNDSRFLLKQADLSDYNVAGMGRSKVPAHIPPGRGWHAPSGVEAQIALLPTEEGVDQGEALAEIGRRTTARDSALPVVRRPFRIEELPSLIGFQEAADRVPEAERRPLWALLGIGGDAAEPLGFDFAASGGSFMVAGPPRSGRSTTLASMCVSLLMGGTALVVLAPRDSQLRQLAAHDLAQVITDHDPSADAVTQALRAVAGKPVVVVVDDADLLLACGADKVLRQVATSGRDRQQGLLLAGLPESMSSLGWVGIARRSRRGILLGPKSIGEGDLIGVRISSEQVRTPLAPGRGWTASEAGAPIAVQVPLTVLDG; encoded by the coding sequence GTGAACCTCATCCTCACCACCGCCGACCCGGCCGGGCGCCGGGCGGACCATCTGCTCGACCTGCCCGAGGGAGCCACGGTCGGCGACCTCGGCGCCGCCCTGGAGGCGGGGCCGCTGTATCTGGGCGACCGGCTGCTCGGCCCCGATCTGCCCGTCGGCGCCAGCGGCATCCGGGAGGGTGTCGTGGTCGGCCTGGGCGCCCCGGTGCCGGCCGGCACCGCCACCCGCGCCTGGGAACCGCCGTCCTCCGACCCGGAGCTGGTGGAGATCCGGCATGTGGGCGGGCCCGGCGCGGGGCGGTCCTGGCGGCTGGGCCCGGGCAGTCACGAGGCCGGCACCAACCGGGGGTGCGCCCTGCGGCTGGACGGCGGGGGCGCGCCCGAGCAGGGCGTGTGGATCACCGTCGGGACGGACGGCACGGTGACCTACCGGCTGCCCGAGGACTCAGACCCGGCCCGCTGCGGGCTGCGCAGCCTGACCCCGCCGCCGCCCGTCGACCCGGAGACCGGGACTCCGCTGACCGCCGAGGAACCGGCGGGCCCGCAGGACGGCGGCCCCGGCGGGCACACCCCGCAGCCCGCCCGGCCGGGCCCCGACGGTCTGCCGCAACAGCCCCCGCCGCCCCCGGTCGGCTGGCTTCCGCCGCCGGACGACGGCTCGGAGGACTGGCCCGAATACGCCGATCTGTCGCTCGGCGACCATCTGCTGCGGCTCTGCCCGCTGTTCGACCCGGACGCGGCCGTCAACCCCTCGGCAGACGGCCTGGCCATCGAGTACAACCGGCCGCCGCGCATCGCCCCGCACCTGGACAGCGAGCAGATCCGGATGCAGGGTCCGCCCGGCGAACGCGGCTCACGGCCGTTCCCACTGCTGATGATGCTGATGCCGCTGGTCATGGGCCTCGTCATGATGAGCCTGTTCCGGTCCTTCTACTTCATCATCTTCATCTTCTTCACGCCGATGATGGCGGTCAGCAACTGGATCATGGGCCGCCGCACCGGGCGCAAGCAGCAGGAGGAGGCACTGCGCGTCTACCGGCTGCGCCGCGCCTCCCTGGAGCTGGAGATGCGCGACGCGACCGTGGCGGAACGGCAGTTGCGCAACATCACCTTCCCCGACCCGGCCACCGTCCTGCTCACCGCCACCGGCCCCGGCAGCCTGCTGTGGCAGCGCCGCCGCCGCGACCCCGACCACCTCACCCTCCGGCTCGGCACGGTCACCCGCCCGTCCCTCAAGCGCATCGACGACCAGGCCCGCGAGTCCAACCACCGCCAGGTGCACTGGCGTCTGGCCGACGTGCCGTTCGGCGTCGAGCTGGCCGACTTCGGGGTGGTGGGCCTGTCCGGGCCCGGCGACACCCCTCGTACGGTGGCCTGCTGGGCCGTCGCGCAGGCCGCGGTCCTGCACAGTCCCCGGGACCTGCGGATCGTCGTCCTCACCGACGACGCGCACGCCGACGCCTGGAACTGGGTGCGCTGGCTGCCGCATCTGCGGCCCGACCGCGGCGGCTCGGTCATCTCGCTCGGCAACGACCCGGAGAGCACCGCCCACCGCGTCAACGAACTGATCGCCGACATCCAGGCCAGGACGTCCGCCGCCACCTCCGCGCTGGGCCACACCCTGCTGCGCGAACCGGACATCCTCGTCGTCCTCGACGGGGCCCGGCGGCTGCGGGACGTGCCCGGCGTCGTCCAGGTCCTGACCAGCGGGCCCGGCGTGCGGATCTTCAGCCTGTGCGTGGACGAGCGCGAACGGCTGCTGCCCGAGGAGTGCACCGCCGTCATCACGACCGAGGGCAACCGGCTGACCGTACGGGCGTCCGGAGTACCCTCCGTCGAGGACGTCCGGGCCGACCTGGTCGGCGCCGACTGGTGCGAGGAGGTCGCCCGCGCGCTGGCGCCCGTACGGGACGTCACGGTCGACGGCGACTCCGGGCTGCCCTCCGACGTACGGCTGCTGCCACTGCTCGGCCAGGAACCGCCCGACCCTGCCGCAATCGCGGCGAGTTGGGCCCGCCGGCCCGCCTCCACCACGTTCACGCTCGGCGCCGGGTACGAGGGCGAACTCCGCCTCGACCTGGTCAGGGACGGGCCGCACGGGCTGATCGGCGGCACCACGGGATCCGGCAAGTCCGAACTGCTCCAGACCATGATCGCCTCGCTGGCCGCCGCCAACCGGCCCGACGAACTGGCCTTCGTGCTGGTCGACTACAAGGGCGGCAGCGCCTTCCGCGAGTGCGCCGAACTCCCGCACACCCTCGGCATGATCACCGACCTGGACGGCCATCTGGTGCAGCGGGCGCTTGCCTCGCTGGACGCCGAACTGCGCCGCCGTGAGCGCGTACTGGCCGACGTCGAGGCCAAGGACCACCCCGAGTACCGAGCCAAGCGGGCCCGCGACCCGAAGCTGCCCGCGCTGCCCCGCCTGCTCCTGGTCATCGACGAGTTCGCCACCCTTGTAAGGGAGTTGCCCGAGTTCGTGCCGGGTCTGATCAGCCTCGCCCAGCGCGGCCGCTCGCTCGGCCTGCACCTCGTGCTCGCCACCCAGCGGCCCGGCGGCTCGGTCAGCAACGAGATCAAGGCCAACACCAACCTCCGGATCGCCCTGCGCGTGACCGACCGCTCCGAGAGCCAGGACATCATCAACGCGCCGGAAGCGGCCAGCATCTCGCCCTCCACCCCCGGCCGCGCCCTCATCCGGCGCGGCGCCGGCGCCCCCACCCCGTTCCAGACGGCCTGGGTGGGCGCCGAGCGCGCCGGAGCCGTCGCCGCACCCGAGTCGGCGACTTCGTCCCGTCCCGTACGAGGTGTCGAGCTGACCTGGAACCGGCTGGGCCGCCCCGCCGAACTGGCCGCCGCGGAGGACGAGCACGACTTCGCCGAGTACGCCACCAGTGGCGAGGAACCCGTCACCGACCTGAGCGCCCTGGTCGAGGCCCTCGGCCGGGCCGCCGAACTCCTCGACGACTACAAGCCGCAGCGCAGCCCCTGGCTGCCCCCGCTGGCCGAGACCGTCCGCATGGAGTCCCTGCCGCCCTGTCCGCCGCCCGAGCCCGGTGGGCTGCCGCTGGTGCCGTACGCCCTCATGGACGTCCCACAGTTCCAGCAACAGCGGCTCGGCACGATCGACTTCGCGAGTTTCGGGCATCTCTACGTCATCGGCTCGCCCCGCTCCGGACGCACCCAGTTCCTGCGGACCGTCGCGGGCTCCGCCGCCCTCGTCATCCCCAGCTCCGATCTGCACATCTACGGCATCGACGCGGCCGGCGGCGGCCTTGCCGCCCTGGAGTCGCTGCCGCATTGCGGCGCCGTCGTCTCACGGCACGACACGGAACGCCTGGAGCGGCTGATCTCCCGCCTGACCGCCGAGTTGACGATCCGTCAGCGTCTGGTGTCGCAGCACAGTGCCGCCGGCATCGGCGAACTGCGCGCCAAGCTTCCCAAGGACCGCCGCCCGGCCCATCTGCTGCTGTTCATCGACGGCTGGGACGCGCTCAGCGCGATGCTCGACGACTACGACGGGGGCCGGCTGCACTCCGAGGTCGTGCGGCTGCTGAGGGAGGGCGCGGCGACCGGCATCCATGTCATCGCCACCTCCGAGCGCATCCTGCTGGGCGGCCGGCTCGCCGCCCACAACGACAGCCGGTTCCTGCTCAAGCAGGCCGACCTCAGCGACTACAACGTCGCCGGAATGGGCCGCAGCAAGGTCCCGGCGCACATCCCGCCCGGCCGCGGCTGGCACGCCCCCAGCGGGGTCGAGGCGCAGATCGCGCTGCTGCCCACCGAGGAAGGCGTCGACCAGGGCGAGGCCCTGGCCGAGATCGGCCGCCGCACCACCGCCCGCGACTCCGCCCTCCCGGTCGTCCGCCGCCCCTTCCGCATCGAGGAACTCCCCTCCCTGATCGGCTTCCAGGAGGCTGCGGACCGCGTACCGGAGGCCGAGCGCCGTCCGCTGTGGGCCCTGTTGGGCATCGGCGGCGACGCGGCCGAACCCCTCGGCTTCGACTTCGCGGCCAGCGGCGGCTCCTTCATGGTCGCCGGGCCCCCGCGTTCGGGGCGCAGCACGACGCTCGCCTCCATGTGCGTGTCCCTGCTGATGGGCGGCACGGCACTCGTCGTCCTCGCGCCGCGCGACTCACAGCTGCGGCAGCTCGCCGCGCACGACCTCGCCCAGGTGATCACCGACCACGACCCGTCGGCGGACGCGGTCACCCAGGCCCTGCGCGCGGTCGCGGGCAAACCGGTGGTCGTGGTCGTGGACGACGCCGACCTCCTGCTGGCCTGCGGGGCCGACAAGGTGCTCCGGCAGGTCGCCACCTCGGGGCGCGACCGGCAGCAGGGCCTGCTCCTGGCCGGGCTGCCCGAGTCGATGAGCTCCCTCGGCTGGGTCGGCATCGCCCGCCGCTCGCGGCGCGGCATCCTGCTCGGGCCGAAGTCGATCGGCGAGGGCGACCTCATCGGCGTGCGGATCTCCTCCGAGCAGGTCCGTACACCGCTGGCCCCCGGCCGCGGCTGGACGGCGAGCGAGGCGGGCGCGCCGATCGCGGTCCAGGTGCCGCTCACCGTGCTGGACGGCTGA
- a CDS encoding serine/arginine repetitive matrix protein 2, producing the protein MADFSIDYSALHTVQKKMHELADQADSGGATGAFKEVGEDTASERRAVFGDSGLSSAFNLFYRRSSSRTKQAKDGLGELADVFSSVANTFFDADSQLSSAAGLMGSSIGLDDWKNDTEAYEDWQEDKTAWDAYLDKIGAGEYFDQHPDADIGEVCRADGAPSWCETWQNDKDAPDPPGTAPEKPSADPPTTYTYEDENGKVEVKVELNDKYDVMKETSTITTPDGQSYTSVTTYDSAPQVIDPPGNGTKDAFDARDYTMVTTYADGSKTTSVFAIGDDGSGTMTSTDQDGKVTVSTRSGPDAEWVTPEDEDEE; encoded by the coding sequence GTGGCGGACTTCTCCATCGACTACTCGGCCCTGCACACGGTCCAGAAGAAGATGCACGAGCTGGCCGACCAGGCCGACTCGGGCGGCGCGACCGGTGCGTTCAAGGAGGTGGGCGAGGACACCGCCAGCGAGCGCAGGGCGGTCTTCGGCGACTCCGGTCTCTCCTCGGCCTTCAACCTCTTCTACCGCCGCTCCAGCTCCCGTACGAAGCAGGCCAAGGACGGGCTCGGCGAACTGGCCGATGTCTTCAGCTCCGTCGCCAACACGTTCTTCGACGCCGACTCCCAGCTCTCCAGCGCGGCCGGACTCATGGGCTCCAGCATCGGCCTCGACGACTGGAAGAACGACACTGAGGCGTACGAGGACTGGCAGGAGGACAAGACCGCCTGGGACGCCTACCTCGACAAGATCGGCGCCGGCGAGTACTTCGACCAGCATCCCGACGCCGACATCGGTGAGGTCTGCCGGGCCGACGGCGCCCCCTCCTGGTGCGAGACCTGGCAGAACGACAAGGACGCCCCGGACCCGCCGGGCACCGCGCCGGAGAAGCCCTCCGCCGACCCGCCGACCACGTACACCTACGAGGACGAGAACGGGAAGGTCGAGGTCAAGGTCGAGCTGAACGACAAGTACGACGTCATGAAGGAGACGTCGACGATCACGACCCCCGACGGCCAGTCCTACACGTCGGTGACGACGTACGACTCCGCCCCGCAGGTCATCGATCCGCCGGGCAACGGCACCAAGGACGCCTTCGACGCCCGCGACTACACCATGGTCACCACCTACGCGGACGGTTCGAAGACCACCAGCGTCTTCGCGATCGGCGACGACGGCTCGGGAACCATGACGAGCACCGACCAGGACGGCAAGGTCACCGTCTCCACCCGCTCCGGCCCGGACGCGGAATGGGTGACCCCCGAAGACGAAGACGAAGAGTAG
- a CDS encoding right-handed parallel beta-helix repeat-containing protein: MTDQIIRVAPKGRGAHRSIASALAAAPAGAVVTVAPGEYEEILRLDRRVTLEPEYGPGSVVLRAPSGTALTVTAPECLLTGLVLRGADPMEALIRVEDAAGLSLEDCRLSHGRVEVLGSPDGSGAVANASLDLDSDLAAELADPLGGGVLVLRRTRLSGAQHTALHLAGDARARVEDTVIESVEGIGAVLSGTAVLLAERLRIQENSGSALRARGASRLLVRDARLVGAGRSGVLVQDTAEALLVECRIEGVARSGVHVSHEARAELTDCRITGAGGHGLEAGDAARLTARGCHVLDPAGHGLLAAGGTTVTLTDSLFARTGGSALHLDERAVAVVTGCRVTGSGEHALAAAGSAQADVTRTTLAGARACGAQVDDEAQVMLAAVRVEGGETGVRVRSGRESQLLDCSVTGQRRGGVELAADAVAVLRGTRIAEVGGAGVTVDTGARLVMEGGGVSGAGAGGLVLGRKAQAEVRGARIEGTGKNGILVGEESGGTFDHCDVSSTAFPALHMARGATPRFRGCRVFDCGHDAQLAEGAEPVFEDCAAIRVGTALLPALSDLPTAPAVPRTPAGTSTTPAEPAAGTPGLAQQGEPEPEPETLEDLLAELNELVGLDGVKRDVGGMAKLMQTVRLREQAGLPAPPLSRHLVFAGNPGTGKTTVARLYGRLLKALGLLARGHLVEVDRSALVGEYVGHTGPKTTEAFHRARGGVLFIDEAYALVPAGNANDFGVEAIATLVKLMEDHRDEVVVIAAGYPDDMERFIGSNPGLSSRFTRSLVFADYSTAELVSIVEHHAQRHQYELSTAARKALTEHVELIPRNAQFGNGRTARQLFQRMTERQAMRVAELTAPEAAQLVLLDEQDLPQPATPV; this comes from the coding sequence ATGACGGACCAGATCATCAGGGTCGCGCCCAAGGGCCGGGGCGCCCACCGCAGCATCGCCTCGGCGCTCGCCGCCGCGCCCGCCGGCGCGGTCGTCACCGTCGCGCCCGGCGAGTACGAGGAGATCCTGCGGCTCGACCGGCGCGTCACGCTGGAGCCGGAGTACGGACCCGGCTCGGTCGTCCTGCGGGCCCCCTCGGGGACCGCCCTCACCGTCACCGCCCCGGAGTGCCTGCTGACCGGTTTGGTACTGCGCGGCGCCGACCCCATGGAGGCGCTGATCCGGGTCGAGGACGCGGCCGGGCTCAGCCTGGAGGACTGCCGGCTCAGCCACGGCCGGGTCGAGGTGCTCGGCTCCCCGGACGGCTCCGGAGCCGTCGCCAACGCCTCCCTGGACCTCGACAGCGATCTCGCCGCCGAACTGGCGGACCCGCTGGGCGGCGGCGTACTGGTGCTGCGCAGGACCCGCCTCAGCGGCGCCCAGCACACCGCGCTGCATCTCGCCGGAGACGCCCGCGCCCGCGTCGAGGACACGGTGATCGAGTCGGTCGAGGGCATCGGCGCCGTGCTGTCCGGAACGGCCGTACTGCTCGCCGAACGGCTACGGATCCAGGAGAACTCCGGGTCCGCGCTGCGGGCCCGCGGCGCCTCCCGACTGCTGGTGCGCGACGCGCGCCTGGTGGGAGCCGGACGCAGCGGCGTCCTCGTCCAGGACACCGCCGAGGCGCTGCTGGTGGAGTGCCGGATCGAGGGCGTGGCCCGCTCCGGTGTCCACGTCTCGCACGAGGCACGGGCCGAGCTGACCGACTGCCGGATCACCGGGGCGGGCGGCCACGGCCTGGAAGCAGGCGACGCGGCCCGGCTCACGGCACGCGGCTGCCATGTGCTGGACCCGGCGGGCCACGGGCTGCTGGCGGCCGGCGGCACGACGGTGACGCTGACCGACTCGCTGTTCGCCCGCACGGGCGGCTCAGCGCTGCACCTGGACGAGCGGGCGGTCGCGGTGGTGACCGGCTGCCGGGTGACCGGCAGCGGGGAGCACGCGCTGGCGGCCGCCGGGAGCGCGCAGGCCGACGTCACCCGGACCACACTGGCCGGGGCACGGGCCTGCGGAGCGCAGGTGGACGACGAGGCACAGGTGATGCTGGCAGCCGTACGCGTGGAGGGCGGCGAGACGGGCGTACGGGTGCGCTCCGGCCGGGAGTCGCAGCTCCTGGACTGCTCGGTGACCGGTCAGCGGCGGGGCGGTGTCGAGCTGGCGGCCGACGCGGTCGCCGTGCTGCGCGGCACCCGCATCGCCGAGGTGGGCGGCGCGGGCGTGACCGTCGACACCGGGGCACGGCTGGTCATGGAGGGCGGCGGGGTGTCCGGGGCGGGGGCCGGCGGCCTGGTCCTGGGGCGGAAGGCGCAGGCCGAGGTGCGGGGCGCACGGATCGAGGGCACCGGCAAGAACGGCATCCTCGTCGGCGAGGAGTCCGGCGGCACCTTCGACCATTGCGATGTGTCGTCCACGGCGTTCCCCGCGCTGCACATGGCCCGGGGCGCCACCCCGCGGTTCCGGGGCTGCCGGGTCTTCGACTGCGGCCACGACGCGCAACTCGCCGAGGGCGCCGAGCCGGTGTTCGAGGACTGCGCCGCGATCCGGGTCGGCACGGCCCTGCTCCCGGCGCTCTCGGACCTGCCGACGGCCCCGGCCGTACCCCGCACACCTGCGGGGACCTCGACCACCCCCGCCGAGCCGGCGGCCGGCACCCCCGGCCTGGCCCAGCAGGGCGAGCCCGAACCCGAGCCGGAGACCCTGGAGGACCTGCTCGCCGAGCTGAACGAACTCGTCGGCCTGGACGGCGTCAAACGGGACGTCGGCGGCATGGCCAAACTGATGCAGACCGTACGGCTGCGCGAGCAGGCGGGCCTGCCCGCCCCGCCGCTCAGCCGCCACCTGGTCTTCGCCGGCAACCCCGGCACCGGCAAGACGACTGTCGCCCGCCTCTACGGCCGCCTCCTCAAGGCACTTGGCCTGCTCGCCCGCGGCCATCTGGTCGAGGTCGACCGCAGCGCTCTCGTCGGCGAGTACGTCGGCCACACCGGCCCGAAGACCACCGAGGCCTTCCACCGCGCCCGGGGTGGCGTCCTCTTCATCGACGAGGCGTACGCCCTGGTCCCGGCCGGGAACGCGAACGACTTCGGCGTCGAGGCGATCGCCACCCTGGTCAAGCTGATGGAGGACCACCGGGACGAGGTCGTCGTCATCGCCGCCGGATACCCGGACGACATGGAGCGCTTCATCGGCTCCAACCCCGGCCTGTCCTCCCGCTTCACCCGCAGTCTGGTCTTCGCCGACTATTCCACGGCCGAACTGGTCAGCATCGTCGAGCACCACGCCCAGCGCCACCAGTACGAACTCAGCACGGCCGCCCGCAAGGCACTGACCGAGCACGTCGAACTCATCCCGCGCAACGCCCAGTTCGGCAACGGCCGCACGGCCCGTCAGCTCTTCCAGCGCATGACGGAACGTCAGGCCATGCGGGTCGCCGAGCTGACCGCGCCCGAGGCGGCACAACTCGTGCTGCTGGACGAACAGGACCTGCCCCAGCCCGCCACCCCCGTCTGA
- a CDS encoding dynamin family protein codes for MVTLDVRPQLLDALSALRDRVAAARFPLPLAGAPRARANRDELLAQLDDYLVPRLREPEAPLLAVVGGSTGAGKSTLVNSLVGRRVSEAGVLRPTTRTPVLVCHPEDHHWFSGMRVLPDLTRVWVPQQEPGQDPGDNLLLPGEDGSRVLRVETAESLPRGLALLDAPDVDSLVADNRVLAAELICAADIWIMVTTAARYADAVPWHLLRTAKEYRASLVTVLDRVPHQVVAEVSRQYGALLTKAGLGDVPRFTVPELPESACGGGLLPATAVAPLRAWLTQQAQDPASRQQAMARTAYGVLDSLKSRLPELAGAAAAQYSASLRLTAAVDGAYDSEHARVRGRLQAGAVLAGDALKRWRAFPLDCSAGELLDALVESLCALLLCSVTAADERIDDAWRREPAADAPGLTGRDPSQESAEHRIGMAVRRWRRELEEYAEDELRVLDRSAAPDVEAVAALVATALLGGRRARSAGEGLAERIGAHGALRLRDRGGRLLTDHLDRVMHTERERRLAPLDALDVHPEPQAELIAALSVLQKER; via the coding sequence GTGGTGACCTTGGACGTACGGCCTCAGCTGCTCGACGCACTCTCCGCCCTGCGCGACCGTGTCGCCGCCGCACGCTTCCCGCTGCCCCTGGCGGGGGCTCCACGCGCGCGTGCCAACCGCGACGAACTGCTCGCGCAACTCGACGACTACTTGGTGCCCCGCCTGAGAGAACCTGAAGCGCCCTTGCTCGCCGTTGTGGGCGGGTCCACCGGGGCCGGCAAGTCGACCCTCGTCAACTCCCTTGTGGGACGCCGGGTCAGCGAGGCCGGCGTACTGCGGCCCACGACCCGGACGCCGGTGCTGGTCTGCCATCCCGAGGACCATCACTGGTTCAGCGGGATGCGGGTGCTGCCCGACCTCACACGCGTGTGGGTGCCCCAACAGGAGCCGGGACAGGACCCCGGCGACAATCTGCTGCTCCCCGGCGAGGACGGGTCGCGCGTGCTGCGTGTCGAGACCGCCGAGAGCCTGCCGCGCGGGCTCGCCCTCCTCGACGCCCCCGACGTCGATTCCCTCGTTGCCGACAACCGCGTCCTCGCCGCCGAACTGATCTGCGCCGCCGACATCTGGATCATGGTCACCACGGCGGCCCGGTACGCCGACGCCGTCCCCTGGCATCTCCTGCGCACCGCCAAGGAATACCGGGCCTCCCTCGTCACCGTCCTCGACCGGGTGCCCCACCAGGTGGTGGCCGAGGTGTCCCGGCAGTACGGCGCCCTCCTCACCAAGGCAGGCCTCGGCGACGTACCGCGCTTCACCGTGCCCGAACTGCCCGAGTCCGCCTGTGGCGGTGGGCTCCTTCCGGCCACCGCGGTGGCGCCGTTGCGCGCCTGGCTCACCCAGCAGGCGCAGGATCCGGCCAGCCGCCAACAGGCCATGGCCCGTACGGCGTACGGCGTCCTCGACTCCCTCAAGTCCCGCCTGCCCGAGCTGGCCGGCGCCGCCGCCGCACAGTACTCGGCGTCGCTGCGCCTCACCGCGGCCGTCGACGGGGCCTACGACAGCGAGCACGCGCGCGTACGGGGGCGTTTGCAGGCCGGCGCCGTCCTCGCCGGGGACGCGTTGAAGAGGTGGCGCGCCTTTCCGCTCGACTGCTCCGCGGGCGAACTCCTCGACGCCCTCGTGGAGAGCCTTTGCGCCCTCCTGCTCTGCTCCGTCACAGCCGCCGACGAACGCATCGACGACGCCTGGCGCCGTGAACCCGCTGCGGACGCCCCGGGACTGACGGGCCGTGACCCGTCCCAGGAGAGCGCCGAACACCGCATCGGGATGGCCGTACGGAGGTGGCGGCGCGAGCTGGAGGAATACGCCGAAGACGAGCTGCGCGTCCTCGACCGGAGTGCCGCCCCGGACGTCGAGGCGGTCGCCGCGCTCGTCGCCACCGCGCTGCTGGGCGGCCGGCGGGCCCGGTCCGCGGGCGAGGGGCTCGCCGAGCGCATCGGAGCCCACGGCGCCCTGCGGCTGCGCGACCGCGGCGGACGGCTGCTCACCGACCACCTGGACCGGGTCATGCACACCGAACGCGAGCGCCGCCTCGCCCCGCTCGACGCCCTCGACGTCCATCCGGAGCCCCAGGCCGAACTCATCGCCGCGCTGTCCGTACTGCAGAAGGAGAGGTGA